A window of Papilio machaon chromosome W, ilPapMach1.1, whole genome shotgun sequence genomic DNA:
atacaatatcattaattgaaaattcctttttaaatttcaaccaTTTAGGTCTTTGTTGTAATCTTGTTAGATATTCTTGTTGCCATCGATgccaaaaatcatttaaaagtttctgTGTATAAAGCCATCTAGtatgtaagttaaaattaatgttagttAAATTAGGTGTAGGAACAATTTTAAGGGCTTCTCCAACTAAAAAATGTCCTGGTGTCAGCGGGTCCACATTATCTACATCACTGTCATCTATTGGTGTCAACGGCCGAGAATTGAGACAAGCTTCTACTTGACACAAAAGTGTGCTCATTTCTTCGAATGTTAAATTTGTTGTCAAAACCCTCTTCAAATGACCTTTCATTGATTTGACTCCAGCTTCCCAGAGTCCACCGAATGTTGGACTGTAGGGAGGAATGAAATGCCACTGAGTACCATCCATAGCCAAGGTGTTTGCAGTTTGTTTATGTAATGATTCTAAATTAGCTTCATCTAGGGACTCCTTTAGTTCTCTATTTGCAGCAATAAAAGTTCTACCCTGATCGCTCCACATCTGAGCACAATGCCCTCTGCGCGACACAAAACGTTTGAATGCTGCAATAAAGCTTCTGAGGTTAAGTCGCTCACCAATTCTAGGTGTATAGCCTTTgtagataaacaaataaatatagcaatgtAAGCCTTGCTTGTGCGAATGCCCTTGCCCTTGGACATGAGGATGTTGAATGGTCCCGCGAAATCTACGCCGCTGTTGAGAAAAGGTCGTGATGGAGTTACTCGCTGACTCGGTAGATCACCCATGAGTTGACTTCTTGTTTTGGCTCGAAGTTTTGCACAAattaagcatttaaaaatatgtgatttaACAATGCTTTTTGCTCTTATAATCCAATATTTCGTTCTCAAATATGAAAGCATGAGTTGCAATCCACCATGTAAAGTTTTTCTGTGTGCATCAGCTACAATAAGTGCGGTAAGTTTAGACTTGGAGTCGAGTATAATTGGATGTTTACTGTCTTCACTTAAGTTTGCATGACGCAATCTTCCTCCAACTCTGATAACTCTTTCTTTGTCAAGAAAAGGGTTCAAAGTTTTAAGGTGACTGTTTGGTTTGACATATTCATACATcataatatttcttatgtCATCACTGAAATGTTCGCTCTGATccttttttatacagattaaTAAAGCTTGATTTAATTCTTCTGttgtaaacaattattttttgaagttCTTCTAGTGTgtcaaaattatcaaaatctaaaaatttatttgaatagttATCTTCAGTTTCCATggtatttaaacaaacttgtaCAGATTTCTTCTCTAGATGAGTTGATACAATGTTAAGTcttgaaaatgttattgtcTTTTGTAGAAGCCATGAAGGGCCATTCCACCATAAAGTATCGTTTTGAAGTTCATCGACACTGCAACCTCTTGAGGCAACATCTGCCGGGTTCGCCTGAGACTTAACATGATACCATTGACTGTTGTTGATGTTGTCCAATATCTCCACTACTCGATTAGCGACAAATGGTTTCCATCTGTTTGGTTCTCCTCGCAGCCATGCTAACACAACTGAAGAGTCTGTCCATGCATAAACTTGATTTGATGGTATTCTCATTGCATTGGTTACATggtgtaataattttgatagtaGGACTGCACCACATAACTCGAGACGAGGTAGGGATATTGTTTTCACTGGAgcaactttattatatttttgtttaagacCTGGTGACTTTTCTAATTTGCTTTCTAATTGTTTGAATCTTCTCAATGCTATCTCTCGACTATTTCCTTCCATGGATTTAGGCTTGTCTGTTTTGAAAGGTAATTGTACAATGTATCTGCCATTGCTACTTCTTGATGTTGTATTCTGAAATAATTCTTCACAAATTTGTTCATCTTgcgttaattttcttttagaagTTGTATCTATTTCCCATAGTGATTTTAACATATCATCTAGGTTTGTAATTTGATgcataactataatattttcttgggTTGATTGTAAGCTATCATCTATTgttccaaaaattatataacctaATGTGGTGTTTTGAGCACATGGTGTTCCCGGTGGGCCTCTTATAACCTCACTCAGTATTATTTGTGAATATACATCTACTCCCAACAGTAGGTCTACAGATCTTGAAATATTGAAACTTGGATCGGCTAACTCAAGTCCTTGTATGTGGGGCCAGTCGCTGTATTGCAATGTTGTGTTTGGTATTCTTGAAGTAAGTTGCCTGAAAATCACAAATGCCTTTATTTTGATGCTAAAATCTTTCATAAATCTGGAGCTTACTTCAATTTGAATTGATTCATTTATCCTTGACTTTACTGATCCCACCCCGATGATGTTTCCTTTTGTTGAATATCTCTTTGCCTTTAACAATTGAGCAGCTTGCTCGCTTATTAAACAACCTTGTGAACCTGGATCGATTAATGCTCTTAAAACAGTTGTGTATCCATCCTCGCTTTGTACAGCTACTATTGCCGTCcctaataaaactgttttattgtatGTTGTATTTGATTGTGAAGTCGCTActgtattaatttgaattggtGTTTCttcaacatttgcatttaaaaccGTAGGTTGAGAATGATTTGCAATGTTACCTTGGGTACTCGCTGTGGGTGAATGATGAAGAAGCGTGTGATGCCGTTTGTGACAAATCCTGCAAGTGCTAGATGATCGACAATATTTGACAGGATGTCCTGGAATTAAACAGTTGTAACAGATGTTATTCTGATTGATATATTCTCTTCTCTTTTGTAGATCCATTTTTCCAAAACTTTTGCAGTGACAAAGTGCATGATGTTCTTTACATAAAACACATGCTTTGAAATTTGTTGTAGTGTGAAATGCGTGGACTGTATTTTTCTCCTTTGTAGATGATTGTAATAATTCGAgcgttctaaatttaatttctagaaacttttttaaaaattgaaaatgtaggTAGATCTCCGGAAACTTCCTTGCTTACATGTTCTTCCCATCCCTTTTGTGACTCTAGATCTAATTTATtggtaattatataaacaattagAGGGTCCCATTGGTctgtattaatgtttaaattattaaggcTATGGAGGCATTGGTTAGTGGTATCAAGTAAAGCTTTTATATGACTCACCGATGGACTCTGCAACTTTTTCTggttaaataatttccttaaaatagATGTTACAATGAGacgtttattgttatatcgcTGCCTCAACACCTCCCAGGCTTGATCGTAGTTGTCCTCCGTTACTTGTAtatgtttaagtaaatattctGCTTCCCCGCTGAcactcaattttaaatattgtagtttttGTACTTTACTAATTCCATCGTTCTTGTGAATGAGGGAGATAAAAAGGTCTTGGAATGTTGGCCAGTCTTCATAATTACCGGCGAATGTGGGTACTTCTATATTTGGTAATTTTACCTGCTGCTTCATACTTAGTGGGCTGCCGATAGCTGGTATGCTGCTGCTTTGGGGATGTGCTGGCTGAAGAAAATCTTTCATAGCTGCTTTACCTTGAATGTAGGTCTCTTCGCAGTCGACGAATACTTCGTTCTTGAAATACTCCAATgattttctttgttctttcGTTACTATCCTTATTAAGCTGTTATGATTATTTGTGAAGGCGACCCAGTATTCTTGTAAGATCGACATTTTGGTTTCAACATATCCTTCGGTCAGACGACTTTTTGGAGTCTTCTTGAAGTTCTCGTAAATTCGGGTAATGTGTTGGCGTATGTCTTGGAGCACTGTTAATAATTGTTCTACGTTATCCATATTTTCTAccaatttttctaattttgaataaaacgcTGAATATTCGGCTCGATGAGGCCACTATGTTGGTTGGATGTGGTTATGTTGGATCTTGAGAAGAGAAACGCTGTTACTTGTTCGAAATTTTATTAGCGACTCGCcatcttttacaaaagtaatagATAATTGAATAGATCATAGATCAATGAATCGatagttcgtttacattaTTGATCATAGAGTAAATATCGATTATAAACTAACAGCCTGGAATCGACTACACTGAAAGTTTTTCACCAGTTGTTAGACTTGTATCTCTAAGATACTTGTTCGCTTTGGCGgtaaaatatgatttagaTATATGTCAAATGGATGCGGTATCAGCTTTTCTGCAAGGCGACATAGAAGAGGAAATTTATATGAAGCAGCCACCTCTATATGAGAGTAGTGACAAAGTATGTAGACTCAAGAAATCTTTGTATGGACTAAAACAAGCGAGCAGGCAGTGGAATAAGAAGCTTGATTCCACACTGAAAGAGATGGGTTTATCACAGACTAAATTAGATCCCTGTATATACTACAAAATTGAGGATGATAGAAACATGATCTTTATGGCTATTTATGTAGatgatatattaatatttacaaacaatcaaaatatgaaaattcatGTAAAAGCAGAATTgcataaaaagtttaaaatgaaagataTTGGAGACTTATGTTACTGCATTGGAATACATATAGAACGAGACAGAAAGAATGGAATAATATACTTAGACCagagaaaatatataatggaAGTATTACAGAAATATGGTATGTCAGATTGTAAGACAGTCAAGTCTCCAATGGATGtaaatacaaagttttatgAGAAAGAAAATTCTGAggaagttaaaatattaactgatATTCCTTATCAAGAGATAATTGGatgtttattgtatgtttCACAAGTAACAAGGCCAGACATTagctttgttattaatatgttaagCAAATACAATAGCAAGCCTGAAATGCAGCATTGGCTTGCCCTGAAACGGGTCATGCGCTACTTGAAGGGGACTCAAGATTATAGACTGACTTATAAGCAAACACCAGCAGAAACAATGACTCATGGTTATTGCGACTCAGACTGGGCGAGTTCAGGGGATGATCGACGTTCCTGCACTGGCTACACATTTCTGTTTCAGGGAGGAACAATCAGCTGGAACTCGAAGCGGCAGCCCACAGTTGCACTGTCTACGACTGAGGCAGAGTATATGTCGTTGTCGTCATGCGTACAAGAAGCCTTATGGCTAAAGCAATTTCAAGAGAGTTTTTGGCCACACTTGAAGAATGAAGCCATGGTTATTTACAGTGATAACCAGAGTTCTATTAAACTTTCAGGTTCTGATGGTTATCATTCCAGGACGAAGCACATTGATGTGAGGCATCATTTTGTTCGTGACAAGGTGCTTGGAGGGGTCATCGACGTTCGCTACGTTCAAACGGACATGATGGTCGCAGATGTCCTAACGAAAGCCACGACGCACTCAAAACTGGTTCTCTGTGCATCCAAGATGGGCTTATGTGTAAGAGAGGATGTTGGAAGAATTTAAACAACGCCCATCTTTATTACTAGCAACACCGTCGTGACGTCATCTCCTCTTACCTTTTATAACGCGTGTGTCTGTCATGTATAATTACTTTTGTTAACAATAAaccgttttaatattttactcaaATCGTATTATTTCTACAGTTCCATTTGGAGTCcccatgaaaaaaaatacagtctgATGGTAgaaagaattcaaaataagtTTACGCGGTTCCTGTATTACAAGCAGTTTATCCTTGCTTCCCGTTAAGGGAACATACCCATACTACGTGacctattttttaagatttttcgaCCCCTCCCTCCCCTCGGTGACCATTCATAGTATATGCCAAGAccccccccctcccccttTAGTTTTCACGtagtaattcataattatgatttttaatcatttcacaggcaaacattgaaaaaaaaataatttgactcaTACTCGTCTTCGACTTCCAAAACACATAAAACTTCTTGTAGCCTCCTGGATAGAATCCGCAGAGGTCGCACGCGAGACAGGTTGTCCACTGCACCACCATGCACCAACTGTGAGTTTACAAAGCGCTAAACACCGCGCTATATTCGAATATAGGTCGAAAAAATACGAGATTTCTCTCATTAAAATCGACTACGTGACAAAAAGCTGAaccacccccccccccctcccgtGACTGACCGTAGTATTTTAAAGACTCCGCCCCCCCCCCTAAACGGGTCACGTAGTATGGGTACGTTCCCTAATGTATCCGAGTTTATTTGTGAATGGTATGGTCGGATACAGCACGTTGCGAGTGCGTCGGGACGTGACCCTCGTGCGCAGCGTGTGGCGCGTCCTGCGCGGCGCGGTATGCCAGCTAGCCGTGCTAGCAGCGCTGCGCCTGCGTGTCCCTGACTGCGTGGTTCAGgtgcgccgccgcccgccatTGTTTCTCGAGCCCACCGCTAGGACGAATCTATTGGAAAATGCTCCTATAGTGCGGGCTATACGGCTTCTTAATATCGTATCTAGGGATATAGATATATTCAGTTGCAGCGAACCGAAATTCACAGAGGCTGCCTACAGATGTGTGGAAGACGtttgaatgttaaatttattgattattgattaataatattgatgtgTAGTTACGCGTTGATATATTCTTGCACTGtttatctatgtatttttttgtttttgttttttgttttatttgccattgttatgtgtttttactgttattataaatgttatcgtGTAAACTAGTATGTATAGTGTCAAATTGGTTGCGTACTGTAAGGATGCTAtgcagttgtttttaaataaatacaaaaaaaaaaacatgtcaacTGAATAAATTTGTtccgaaattttaaaaattacgacTTAAAATCAGGTGGCGAGCAACTGCCTTTAGCGACTAAAGAACGAACCTCTAtattgtattgcgtaagtcgcttagcgactaaaatcgccggGTTTCACAAGATTTAGGtagccttgtgtacgaagggctcAATTGTCATGCAAAAGTCGGCAGACAAACGACCAGACAAGATTTACTAATTTGTTTGATGCTTTTCATAACTTATTATAggaaaaagtaacaaaaaagcctttgtcaaataatttgacaGTTCGCATTCAGTATTGCCATgttgcaaaattttaatttcctttattGTCAATCCATTACAGGGACATTGTGATTGTAACACtttaaaattgtcaattcTTAAATAACTAGCACAATTTCACTTCACttcacaatatatttttcaagacAGATCTGTATATTCTAGTTCTTTAGTCTTAGGCtgacttattaattttatttctgccATTGAAGTTGATTTATCgtcctaaaaaaattaaaatgtatattaacaatatattaggtccttacatatgaaattggcgttttgtatgggaggaacaaaaagtcgaatattttttaatataatatactagctgtgcccgcgacttcgtccgcgtaaaattctgtcttcggatagaatttttttaggctaattattttacttaaccgacgtgctatgatttgatgtatggatgtagaagaacatagagagaggtgtgccaggaccgcgccaaatgtctaaaatattcccaaacaaaatttcatcccctatttttatttagcatccttgaaagtaatattttttgaaacgttgaatttcatatttatttatatcaaattagcagccacaaaaataagttttaaacttgtaactgtaaaaatgacgatacttccatacaaatttccacgcccactttcaacccattaaaaaccctttttcgcgttgaaaagtagtctatgtcctttctcgggctctaaactaaatattggtaagggtaaaagcaaaaaatattaaacaaaacattcaccaaaacctcacatattgccaaacaaattttcatcccctattgttatttagcacccgtgggggtaaaatttttacaaaaaattaatttcataattatttatatcaaattagctgccttaaaaataatattcaagttctaactgtaaaaatgaccataattccatacaaactttcacccccacgttcaaccccttgcaaaccctttttcgtgttaaaatgtgccctatgtcctacctcaggctctagactaaatattggtaagggtaatagcaaaacatattaaagaaaatattcaacaaaacctcacatattgccaaacaaattttcatcccctattgttatttagctcccttgggggtaaaatttaaaaaaaaattaatttcataattatttatatcaaattagctgccttaaaaataagattcaagttctaactgtaaaaatgaccataattccatacaaactttcacccccactttcaaccccttacaacgcCTTTtacgcgttaaaatgtagcctatgtccttcctcaggctctatactaaatattggtaattgtaacagcaaaacttattaaacaaaacattcatcaaaaccgaatatattgacaaacaaaatttcatcccctattgttatttagcacccttgggggtaaaatttttacaaaaatttaatttcaaatttatctttatcaaattagc
This region includes:
- the LOC123723354 gene encoding uncharacterized protein LOC123723354 translates to MDNVEQLLTVLQDIRQHITRIYENFKKTPKSRLTEGYVETKMSILQEYWVAFTNNHNSLIRIVTKEQRKSLEYFKNEVFVDCEETYIQGKAAMKDFLQPAHPQSSSIPAIGSPLSMKQQVKLPNIEVPTFAGNYEDWPTFQDLFISLIHKNDGISKVQKLQYLKLSVSGEAEYLLKHIQVTEDNYDQAWEVLRQRYNNKRLIVTSILRKLFNQKKLQSPSDILSNIVDHLALAGFVTNGITRFFIIHPQRVPKATYFKNTKHNIAIQRLAPHTRT